The Stratiformator vulcanicus genome has a segment encoding these proteins:
- a CDS encoding NfeD family protein: MRIPISTFIGLMLTASLWQSSAIGQEAAPDAELDTDSGQAASVTPAQVVILPGAIDATAAGRVRNVALRLQQDAAGRDDKAILVLEIHSGSSRFGAVYDLAAFLTSAEIADVRTIAWIPEEVNGNNAALALACNEIVMHPDASLGDLGRGGVMPQADLQFVMNLVDGRHNPRVNRALVAGMGDPAETVLKIKLGKGDSVESRVVTLEELKRLQEDTDAIVSDVETLKDAGAIGRFTGRRARALDILITQTASDRTQVAELYGLPSSALRPDPTAGGKPKVAYIKIAGVIEPILAEFIGRQIDRSVARGVNLIIFEIDSPGGYLQQSKDIAYRIADLEDEGVRTVAYVPDEALSGAAIISLGCDEIYLHPGATIGDAGPIEVGENQQFERAPEKVLSFLRKILAELAEMKGRPEAVAMAMADKDLLVYRVENAETGREWYMTEAQIHNAAGEWIKQEVVESSREDNLLTVGAEEAHTLKIAEPPVADQDELRLRLGLPPDMPLRALERTWLDTLVFILNTDFAMAVLVGLGIILIYLELHFLTGLLGILSALCFSLFFWARFLGGTADWLEVVLFGLGIACLAMEFFVIPGFGVFGVSGGLLILGSLVMATQTFGNIEPGSDFNQMANNVGWLGAALATTILIGMVTSRFLPHIPLFRAMILAPPGAELADVNEPRLDPSLTVGPDSLMSLIGRTGKAATTLRPSGKALIEGDYVDVVSDGGYIDADAEVEVVGVEGNRVIVREA, from the coding sequence GTGCGAATTCCGATTTCAACGTTCATCGGTTTGATGCTGACGGCAAGCCTTTGGCAATCGTCCGCCATCGGTCAGGAGGCCGCTCCGGATGCCGAACTTGATACCGACTCCGGACAGGCGGCGTCGGTCACACCGGCACAGGTCGTCATTCTGCCCGGGGCGATTGACGCCACCGCGGCCGGACGGGTCCGCAACGTCGCGCTGCGGCTGCAGCAGGATGCCGCCGGACGGGACGATAAGGCGATCCTGGTGCTGGAGATTCACTCGGGATCGAGCCGATTCGGTGCGGTCTATGACCTCGCCGCGTTCTTGACCTCCGCGGAGATCGCCGACGTCCGCACGATCGCCTGGATCCCCGAAGAGGTCAACGGCAACAACGCGGCCCTCGCGCTGGCCTGCAATGAAATCGTGATGCATCCCGATGCCTCGCTGGGCGATCTCGGTCGCGGCGGCGTGATGCCACAAGCTGATTTGCAATTCGTGATGAATCTTGTGGACGGCCGGCACAATCCGCGGGTCAACCGCGCTTTAGTCGCGGGGATGGGCGACCCGGCCGAGACCGTGCTCAAGATCAAGCTCGGCAAAGGCGACTCGGTCGAGTCGCGGGTTGTGACACTCGAAGAACTTAAACGGCTGCAGGAAGATACCGATGCGATCGTCTCCGACGTCGAGACGCTCAAAGACGCCGGGGCGATCGGCCGCTTCACCGGTCGGCGAGCCCGGGCGCTCGATATTCTGATCACTCAGACGGCGTCGGACCGGACGCAGGTGGCGGAGCTGTACGGCCTGCCCTCCAGCGCATTGCGTCCCGACCCGACTGCCGGGGGGAAGCCAAAGGTCGCCTACATCAAGATCGCCGGGGTGATTGAGCCGATTCTCGCCGAGTTTATCGGCCGGCAAATCGATCGATCGGTCGCCCGTGGCGTTAATCTGATTATCTTCGAGATTGACTCCCCGGGCGGCTATTTGCAGCAGAGTAAGGACATCGCCTATCGCATTGCCGACCTTGAAGACGAAGGTGTGCGGACCGTCGCGTATGTGCCTGATGAGGCTTTAAGCGGGGCGGCAATCATTTCGCTCGGATGTGACGAAATCTATCTGCATCCCGGCGCGACGATCGGCGATGCCGGGCCGATCGAAGTCGGTGAGAATCAGCAGTTCGAGCGTGCTCCCGAGAAGGTCCTCAGCTTCCTGAGAAAGATCCTCGCGGAACTGGCCGAAATGAAGGGGCGGCCCGAAGCCGTCGCGATGGCGATGGCGGATAAAGACCTGCTCGTCTATCGCGTTGAGAATGCCGAAACTGGCCGCGAGTGGTACATGACCGAGGCGCAAATTCACAATGCTGCTGGGGAATGGATTAAGCAGGAAGTCGTGGAGTCGTCCCGCGAGGACAACCTTCTGACGGTCGGTGCCGAAGAGGCACACACGTTGAAGATCGCCGAGCCTCCCGTCGCCGATCAGGATGAATTGCGGCTGCGGCTCGGTCTGCCGCCCGACATGCCGTTGCGGGCGTTGGAGCGGACTTGGCTCGATACGCTCGTCTTTATTCTGAATACCGACTTCGCCATGGCGGTGTTGGTCGGGCTTGGAATCATTCTCATTTATCTGGAGCTCCACTTTCTAACGGGGCTGCTGGGCATTCTGTCGGCACTGTGTTTCTCGCTGTTCTTCTGGGCGCGGTTCCTTGGAGGGACGGCTGATTGGTTGGAGGTCGTGCTGTTCGGCCTCGGCATCGCGTGTCTGGCGATGGAATTTTTCGTGATCCCCGGGTTCGGTGTGTTCGGGGTGTCGGGGGGACTGCTCATTCTCGGATCGCTGGTCATGGCGACGCAGACATTCGGCAACATCGAACCGGGCTCCGACTTCAATCAAATGGCAAACAACGTCGGCTGGCTCGGGGCGGCGCTCGCCACGACGATTCTCATAGGAATGGTCACGAGTCGGTTCCTGCCGCACATCCCGCTGTTCCGCGCTATGATTCTGGCTCCGCCCGGTGCCGAACTAGCCGACGTCAACGAGCCGCGACTCGACCCGAGCCTCACGGTCGGCCCCGATAGTCTGATGTCGCTGATCGGTCGCACCGGCAAAGCCGCCACGACGCTGCGGCCAAGCGGAAAGGCCCTGATCGAAGGCGACTACGTCGACGTGGTCAGCGACGGCGGCTACATCGACGCGGATGCCGAAGTCGAGGTCGTCGGCGTGGAAGGGAATCGCGTGATTGTGCGCGAGGCGTGA
- the pnp gene encoding polyribonucleotide nucleotidyltransferase: MSDQSPFPQPVSVEREIGGRTFKLTTGEIAKQASGAVLVQFGDTVLFVAAQHGPPRPGIDFFPLQVDYRERLAAAGKFAGGFLKREGRPTTREILTARVTDRPLRPLFPKGYKDEIQVQANVLSSDGENDPSPLCATGASTALMIAEEVPFGGPISSVRVGRVDGELVLFPTHEEMMGSDLDLTVAGSKESVLMIEGFANQLPEAEMAEAIMFAHESCVELCELQFDLMKAVGIEPTKFEGPPENPFTSTLQEKAYDKVKEAKTSGNKQERADKVSEIKDGLVSELFPEDAEETSDGNTKAQFKEAFYKLEAKVVRDLLLEGKRLDGRSPDDLRAVDSRVSLLPRVHGSALFTRGETQSMMTVTLGTSRDQQRVDGLFGESAERFMLHYYFPSYSVGEVRPIRGPGRREIGHGVLAERSVFPVIPKAEKFPYTIRCISDITESNGSSSMASVCAATLGLMDAGVPILQPVAGISIGIVKESNDKYTLLTDIMGDEDHFGDMDFKVAGTQKGITGIQLDLKIDGISEQIIKDTLVQARKARIELLRVMLSAIRRPRGEISSFAPRLLQIKIDPEKIGLLIGPGGKTIRAIQEESGATLDVEDDGTVTIAANNGEAAEAALARVEALTEEIKVGRIYEGTVSSIKDFGAFVEIAPGKDGLCHISELSDGFVKNVTDICKVGDKLRVKVIAVDEQNRVKLSRKAVMEEESDGDGGDDEEE, translated from the coding sequence GTGAGTGATCAAAGCCCGTTTCCGCAGCCCGTCTCCGTCGAACGTGAAATCGGCGGCCGCACCTTCAAACTGACCACCGGCGAGATCGCCAAGCAGGCCAGTGGTGCCGTCCTCGTTCAATTCGGCGACACCGTCCTGTTTGTCGCCGCCCAGCACGGCCCGCCGCGGCCGGGCATCGATTTCTTCCCCCTGCAGGTCGATTATCGCGAGCGTCTCGCTGCCGCAGGTAAGTTCGCTGGTGGGTTTCTGAAGCGCGAAGGTCGCCCGACCACGCGAGAAATTCTGACCGCCCGCGTCACCGACCGGCCGCTGCGTCCGCTGTTCCCCAAAGGTTACAAAGACGAGATTCAAGTTCAGGCCAACGTGCTCTCGTCGGATGGCGAGAACGACCCGTCGCCGCTGTGTGCGACCGGGGCCAGCACCGCTTTGATGATTGCCGAAGAAGTGCCGTTCGGCGGGCCGATTTCCTCGGTTCGTGTCGGACGGGTCGACGGCGAACTCGTGCTCTTCCCGACGCACGAAGAGATGATGGGCAGCGACCTCGATCTCACCGTCGCAGGCAGCAAAGAATCGGTCTTGATGATCGAGGGCTTTGCCAACCAGCTTCCCGAAGCGGAGATGGCCGAGGCGATCATGTTCGCCCACGAATCGTGCGTCGAACTGTGCGAATTGCAGTTCGACCTGATGAAGGCTGTCGGAATTGAGCCGACGAAGTTCGAAGGGCCGCCTGAGAATCCTTTCACCAGTACGCTGCAGGAGAAAGCGTACGACAAGGTGAAAGAGGCGAAGACCTCCGGCAACAAGCAGGAGCGGGCCGACAAAGTCTCGGAAATCAAAGACGGTCTCGTTTCGGAACTCTTCCCGGAAGATGCCGAAGAGACCTCGGACGGCAACACCAAGGCGCAGTTCAAAGAAGCCTTCTACAAGCTCGAAGCCAAGGTCGTGCGTGACCTGTTGCTCGAAGGCAAACGTCTCGATGGCCGATCGCCGGACGACCTCCGCGCCGTCGACAGTCGCGTCAGCCTTCTGCCCCGCGTGCACGGGTCGGCGCTGTTCACCCGCGGCGAAACGCAATCGATGATGACCGTCACGCTGGGCACCTCACGCGATCAACAACGCGTCGATGGCTTGTTCGGCGAATCGGCTGAGCGGTTCATGCTGCACTATTACTTCCCGTCCTATTCGGTCGGTGAAGTTCGCCCTATCCGTGGGCCGGGGCGTCGGGAAATCGGGCACGGCGTTCTTGCCGAACGCAGCGTTTTTCCGGTCATCCCGAAGGCCGAGAAATTTCCCTACACGATCCGCTGCATCTCTGACATCACCGAATCGAACGGCTCCAGCTCGATGGCGAGCGTCTGTGCCGCCACGCTCGGTTTGATGGATGCCGGCGTGCCGATTCTGCAGCCGGTCGCGGGTATCTCGATCGGAATCGTGAAAGAGTCGAACGACAAGTACACCCTCCTGACCGACATCATGGGGGATGAAGACCACTTCGGCGACATGGACTTCAAGGTCGCCGGTACGCAAAAGGGCATCACCGGGATTCAGCTCGATCTTAAGATCGACGGCATCTCCGAGCAGATCATCAAAGACACGCTCGTGCAGGCCCGCAAGGCCCGCATCGAATTGCTTCGCGTGATGCTCTCGGCGATTCGCCGGCCCCGCGGCGAAATCTCCTCCTTCGCCCCGCGGCTGCTGCAAATTAAGATCGACCCCGAAAAGATCGGCCTGCTCATCGGCCCGGGTGGCAAGACCATTCGCGCCATTCAGGAAGAGTCGGGCGCAACGCTCGACGTTGAAGATGACGGCACTGTCACGATCGCCGCCAACAACGGCGAAGCAGCCGAGGCGGCCCTCGCCCGTGTTGAAGCCCTCACCGAAGAAATTAAGGTCGGCCGCATCTACGAAGGCACCGTCAGCAGCATTAAAGACTTCGGAGCCTTCGTCGAAATCGCTCCGGGCAAAGACGGGCTGTGTCACATCAGCGAACTCTCCGACGGGTTCGTGAAGAACGTCACCGACATCTGCAAAGTCGGCGATAAACTGCGTGTCAAAGTCATCGCGGTCGATGAGCAAAACCGCGTGAAGCTGTCTCGCAAGGCCGTGATGGAAGAAGAGTCGGACGGCGACGGCGGAGACGACGAGGAGGAATAA
- a CDS encoding dicarboxylate/amino acid:cation symporter: MSDAANEDRPDEGAPTADIGSSGQAASPPESPTESQKKAHSGNRLTLYILIGIIAAVTAAFVAPEAASMTAVGGEIFLSLLKMIVVPLVVTSVMSGILGLGDVRKLGRPGLYAITYYLSTTVLAVIVGLICVNIIYPGGNISEEQKAKAEQEADKKDLTAEARLRQQERQRLEEEITKYNAALDELGEDGPADEIAQMEAELAASQNRLREIKKQDGLGAIFANLLTMLFTENLFESAVKMDLLPLIGFSLIFAAMLTTLGERVDSLTQLIDQTNHALLAFVMLLMNVAPLGIFCLVASRFGEAQLEGRLGDELQQIGGFMATVLIGLGIHAFVTLPAIYWICTRKNPYVFMYQMSQALLTAFSTASSSATLPVTMETATQKAGVSAKSVEFVVPIGATINMDGTALYEAAAAIFIAQAVAAGDPTFVLTLQSQIIVAVTATLAAIGAAGIPEAGLFTMVIVLNAVGLPVEYIGLILSVDWLLDRFRTAVNVFGDSIGAAVVEKSIPDDAVRPGAG, translated from the coding sequence ATGAGTGATGCCGCGAACGAAGACCGACCGGACGAAGGGGCGCCGACAGCAGACATCGGCAGTAGCGGGCAGGCCGCGAGTCCGCCGGAATCGCCGACCGAATCACAGAAGAAGGCTCACTCGGGCAATCGGCTCACGCTCTACATTCTGATCGGGATTATCGCCGCCGTCACGGCCGCGTTCGTCGCCCCGGAGGCGGCGAGTATGACCGCCGTGGGTGGCGAGATTTTCCTGTCGCTGCTGAAAATGATTGTGGTCCCGCTCGTGGTCACCAGCGTGATGAGCGGCATCCTCGGGCTGGGCGACGTCCGCAAACTCGGTCGGCCGGGCCTGTACGCGATCACGTACTACCTCTCCACGACGGTGCTCGCGGTGATCGTGGGACTGATCTGCGTCAACATCATCTACCCCGGCGGGAACATCTCCGAAGAGCAGAAGGCCAAGGCCGAACAGGAGGCCGACAAGAAAGACCTGACGGCCGAGGCGCGATTGCGGCAGCAGGAGCGTCAGCGCCTCGAAGAAGAAATCACGAAATATAACGCCGCCCTTGATGAATTGGGCGAAGACGGGCCGGCGGATGAAATCGCCCAAATGGAAGCCGAACTGGCGGCCAGTCAAAACCGCTTGCGGGAGATCAAAAAGCAGGACGGACTCGGAGCGATCTTCGCAAATCTGCTCACGATGCTCTTCACCGAAAATCTGTTCGAGTCCGCGGTCAAGATGGATTTGTTGCCGCTGATCGGCTTCAGTCTGATCTTCGCCGCAATGCTGACGACCCTCGGCGAGCGGGTCGATTCGCTGACTCAGCTCATCGACCAGACGAATCACGCGCTGCTCGCGTTCGTAATGCTGCTGATGAATGTGGCGCCGCTGGGCATCTTCTGCCTGGTCGCATCGCGATTCGGTGAGGCCCAGCTCGAAGGACGGCTCGGCGATGAGTTGCAGCAGATCGGTGGGTTCATGGCGACCGTTCTGATCGGCTTGGGCATTCACGCCTTTGTCACGCTGCCGGCGATCTACTGGATCTGCACGCGGAAGAATCCGTACGTGTTCATGTACCAGATGTCCCAGGCGCTCCTGACGGCGTTCTCAACCGCGAGTAGTTCGGCGACATTGCCGGTCACAATGGAGACCGCCACCCAAAAGGCGGGCGTGTCGGCGAAGTCGGTCGAATTCGTCGTGCCGATCGGGGCGACCATTAACATGGACGGCACCGCGCTGTACGAAGCCGCGGCGGCGATTTTCATTGCCCAAGCTGTGGCGGCCGGTGATCCGACCTTCGTGCTCACGCTGCAAAGTCAGATCATTGTGGCGGTCACGGCAACGCTTGCGGCGATCGGAGCGGCGGGGATTCCGGAGGCCGGGCTGTTTACGATGGTGATCGTGCTCAACGCCGTCGGGCTGCCGGTCGAATATATCGGGCTGATCCTCTCGGTCGACTGGCTGCTCGATCGCTTCCGCACGGCGGTGAACGTGTTCGGCGACAGTATCGGGGCGGCGGTCGTTGAGAAGTCGATCCCGGATGATGCGGTGCGTCCCGGTGCCGGGTGA
- the nqrF gene encoding NADH:ubiquinone reductase (Na(+)-transporting) subunit F — MTGFFVILLGVLFFTGIVLALVVVILTARSQLVSTGNVSIDVNEQKTLSVPAGGKLLGALADNGIFVSSACGGGGTCAQCKVKVFEGGGDILPTEKGHINKGDAKEGCRLSCQVAVKQDMKIEVPEEVFETKKWDCTVRSNHNVATFIKELTLELPEGEDVDFKAGGFIQIEVPPHELDYKTFDVEEHFREDWDKFDLWRYHSKVDETVFRAYSMANYPGEKGIIMLNVRIASPPPRAPEGTPPGKVSSYIFDLKPGDKCTISGPYGEFFIKDTEAEMVYIGGGAGMAPLRSHIFELLKGQAESGRKITYWYGGRSTRELFYIDEFKKLEEEFPNFKLNIALSDPLPEDNWTGYKGFIHKVLLDEYLANHSAPEDIEYYICGPPMMLQAVLKMLDDLGVEPENIAFDDFGG; from the coding sequence ATGACCGGATTCTTCGTCATTCTGCTCGGCGTGCTATTCTTCACCGGGATCGTATTGGCCCTCGTGGTCGTGATCCTGACGGCTCGCAGTCAGCTCGTCTCAACGGGCAACGTCTCGATCGATGTCAACGAGCAGAAAACTCTCTCGGTGCCGGCCGGTGGGAAACTGCTCGGAGCCCTCGCCGACAACGGAATCTTCGTCTCCTCGGCCTGCGGCGGCGGGGGCACCTGTGCCCAGTGCAAAGTGAAAGTCTTTGAAGGCGGCGGCGATATTTTGCCGACCGAGAAAGGGCATATTAATAAGGGCGACGCGAAGGAAGGCTGCCGGTTGTCGTGCCAGGTCGCCGTTAAGCAAGATATGAAGATCGAAGTCCCCGAAGAGGTCTTCGAAACGAAGAAGTGGGACTGTACCGTCCGCAGCAATCACAACGTCGCGACGTTTATTAAAGAACTCACGCTTGAGTTGCCCGAAGGAGAAGACGTCGACTTCAAGGCGGGCGGATTCATTCAGATTGAAGTGCCGCCGCACGAACTCGACTATAAGACGTTCGACGTCGAAGAACACTTCCGCGAAGACTGGGACAAGTTCGATCTGTGGCGGTACCATTCGAAGGTCGACGAGACCGTCTTCCGGGCGTACTCGATGGCGAATTACCCGGGCGAAAAGGGCATTATCATGCTCAACGTCCGAATCGCTTCGCCCCCGCCGCGAGCGCCGGAAGGCACGCCGCCGGGTAAGGTCAGCTCTTACATCTTCGATCTTAAGCCGGGCGATAAGTGCACGATTTCCGGCCCTTACGGTGAGTTCTTCATTAAGGACACCGAGGCCGAGATGGTCTACATCGGCGGTGGTGCCGGAATGGCCCCGCTTCGCTCGCACATCTTTGAATTGCTCAAGGGGCAGGCGGAATCGGGTCGGAAGATCACTTACTGGTACGGCGGTCGCAGCACCCGAGAATTATTCTATATTGATGAGTTCAAAAAGCTCGAAGAAGAGTTCCCGAACTTTAAGCTGAACATCGCGCTCTCTGATCCGCTGCCGGAAGACAACTGGACGGGCTACAAGGGCTTCATCCACAAGGTGCTGCTCGATGAATACCTCGCCAATCACTCGGCGCCGGAAGATATCGAGTATTACATCTGCGGGCCGCCGATGATGCTTCAGGCCGTCCTTAAGATGCTCGATGACCTTGGCGTTGAGCCAGAAAATATCGCCTTCGACGACTTCGGCGGCTAA
- a CDS encoding two-component system sensor histidine kinase NtrB: MAAEQKTVDATEELRSRYHEIAALAGGFAHELRNPLSTMGLHLEILAEELSPPGDSRDHRLLERVKKIRGECGQLDHILKAFLDFAHAGQPQLQPGDLSSVVGDFVEYFRPRAERAGLDLRPHLDQSLPSVEVDPTLINQMLLNLALNASQAMPDGGTLELITRLGMDGIELFVIDNGPGIDEATRDRMFEPFVSTKPEGSGLGLPTVARIVAAHGGTIECESEPGKGTRFRVWLPTSD; this comes from the coding sequence GTGGCTGCCGAGCAGAAGACCGTCGACGCGACCGAGGAGCTGCGATCTCGCTATCACGAGATCGCGGCGCTCGCCGGAGGTTTCGCCCATGAGTTGCGAAATCCCCTCTCGACAATGGGCCTGCACCTCGAGATTCTCGCCGAAGAACTGAGCCCGCCGGGCGACTCGCGTGACCATCGGCTGCTGGAACGGGTTAAGAAAATTCGCGGCGAGTGTGGTCAGCTCGATCATATTCTGAAGGCGTTTCTCGACTTCGCCCATGCCGGGCAGCCGCAATTGCAGCCGGGCGATCTCAGCTCGGTGGTGGGCGACTTCGTCGAATACTTTCGTCCGCGGGCCGAGCGGGCCGGTCTTGATCTTCGGCCTCACCTCGACCAGTCGCTGCCGTCGGTTGAAGTCGACCCGACGTTGATTAATCAGATGCTCCTGAATCTGGCTTTAAACGCCTCTCAGGCGATGCCGGATGGGGGAACGTTGGAACTCATCACGCGGCTCGGCATGGATGGCATCGAATTATTCGTGATCGACAACGGCCCCGGCATCGACGAGGCGACCCGCGACCGGATGTTCGAACCGTTCGTTTCTACCAAACCCGAAGGCAGCGGGCTGGGCCTGCCGACCGTCGCCCGCATCGTCGCCGCCCACGGCGGCACGATCGAGTGCGAAAGCGAACCGGGCAAAGGGACTCGATTTCGCGTGTGGTTACCGACAAGCGATTAA
- a CDS encoding HD-GYP domain-containing protein, with protein sequence MPLASPPENRVTLPLSRLRTGVKLPVHIYDPRGNGETLLLKRGALMTKAALSKLSARGIDSVSVDARHANDLVNSPRKTPARRPVEKPQPKNFGGRKFDADAFAHAVQRSKGRTSPELETEFGDNMRAAESRVEQLFADTNRNGKLAGRTAVEVTGQTLDQLAADFDLFVRKAIEGLGGQKSGIGNHHHGNRTSQLAISMGTVAGLSREKLMNLGLGCLLATLGESSLRHQVQKHPRKLTSIEFLEITKIPGKTFDLLEQVRDIPADARNVAYQIRERWDGSGYPRNKQGEQINRLARIAMVAEAFVALVSDRPHRPAYNAFQAIRLVLQDTAVGKFEADSSRLLLEVLSAFPVGSVVLLSDGRIGRVVSTNESNYVRPVLELATDEASDPADIKWTGEIIDLADQPDTKIVDSIAC encoded by the coding sequence ATGCCCCTCGCGAGCCCCCCCGAAAATCGAGTCACACTCCCCCTGTCGCGACTGCGGACCGGAGTGAAGCTCCCCGTCCACATTTACGACCCGCGCGGCAACGGCGAGACGCTGCTGCTCAAGCGCGGCGCCCTGATGACCAAGGCCGCGCTGAGCAAACTCAGTGCGCGCGGCATCGACAGCGTCAGCGTCGATGCCCGCCACGCGAACGACCTCGTCAACAGCCCCCGAAAAACGCCGGCTCGCAGACCGGTCGAGAAACCTCAGCCCAAGAACTTCGGCGGACGAAAATTTGACGCCGATGCCTTCGCGCATGCGGTGCAGCGGTCGAAAGGTCGCACATCTCCAGAGTTGGAAACCGAATTCGGTGACAACATGCGGGCCGCTGAATCGCGGGTCGAGCAACTCTTTGCCGATACAAATCGAAACGGCAAACTCGCGGGCCGCACCGCTGTCGAGGTCACCGGGCAGACGCTCGACCAGCTCGCCGCCGATTTTGACCTGTTCGTCCGCAAAGCGATCGAAGGACTCGGCGGCCAGAAGTCGGGGATTGGAAACCACCATCACGGCAATCGCACGTCGCAATTAGCAATCTCGATGGGGACCGTCGCCGGACTGAGCCGTGAGAAACTGATGAACCTCGGGCTCGGCTGCTTGCTCGCCACGCTGGGCGAATCATCCCTGCGGCATCAGGTTCAAAAGCACCCGCGAAAGTTAACTTCGATCGAGTTCCTCGAAATCACGAAGATCCCCGGCAAGACCTTCGATCTGCTCGAACAGGTCCGCGACATCCCCGCCGACGCCCGGAACGTCGCGTACCAAATCCGAGAACGCTGGGATGGCAGCGGTTACCCTCGCAACAAACAAGGCGAGCAGATCAATCGGCTGGCCCGCATCGCGATGGTCGCCGAAGCGTTCGTGGCCCTTGTTTCCGACCGGCCTCATCGCCCGGCCTATAACGCTTTTCAAGCGATTCGACTTGTCCTGCAGGACACTGCCGTCGGGAAATTCGAAGCCGACTCGTCCCGATTATTGCTCGAAGTCCTCTCGGCCTTCCCGGTCGGCTCGGTCGTTCTGCTCAGTGATGGCCGAATCGGTCGCGTGGTGAGCACCAATGAATCCAACTATGTCCGCCCCGTCCTCGAATTAGCCACGGACGAAGCATCGGACCCGGCGGACATCAAATGGACCGGCGAAATCATCGACCTGGCCGATCAACCGGACACCAAGATCGTCGATTCGATCGCTTGCTGA
- the rpsO gene encoding 30S ribosomal protein S15, translated as MSITREKKQEVIGEYRQSESDTGSSEVQVAVLSHRIKALTEHLRTHQKDHSSRRGLLQLVSRRRRLLNYLHRTAPETYRSLIDSLSLRR; from the coding sequence ATGTCGATCACCAGAGAAAAGAAACAAGAAGTGATCGGAGAGTACCGGCAGAGCGAGTCCGACACGGGCTCGTCTGAGGTGCAGGTCGCTGTGCTTTCGCACCGAATTAAGGCGCTGACGGAACATTTGCGGACCCATCAGAAGGACCATTCGAGCCGACGTGGTTTGCTCCAATTGGTCAGCCGCCGGCGTCGCTTGCTCAATTATCTTCACCGGACCGCGCCGGAAACGTACCGGTCGCTGATCGACAGCCTTTCGCTCCGTCGCTAG